A genomic window from Sphingobacterium sp. BN32 includes:
- a CDS encoding formylglycine-generating enzyme family protein has translation MLKKLKQMLYISFGIAVSYTGHSQEMVLIKKGSYTPLYGSADKKPVQVASFYLDVYPITNQQYLDFLIKNKAYTKSQIKRIFADKSYLNYWKSDLDFGNANPKSPITNVSWYAAKKYCESRGKRLATMDEWEYAAMADARSFDARNKKSYNQFILNWYETPKTYNNVVGSTFKNYWGVYDLHGLVWEWTSDFNSIFLTGESRKDKGEDGNLFCGGASVNASDLMNYAAFMRYAFRGSMKAAYTSRNLGFRCARDIK, from the coding sequence ATGTTGAAGAAGCTAAAACAGATGTTGTATATTTCCTTTGGAATTGCTGTTTCATATACAGGACATTCCCAAGAAATGGTGCTAATTAAGAAAGGGAGTTATACTCCTCTTTATGGTTCTGCTGATAAAAAACCTGTACAAGTTGCTTCATTTTATTTGGATGTTTATCCGATAACCAATCAGCAATACTTAGATTTCCTGATAAAAAATAAAGCCTACACTAAATCTCAAATCAAAAGAATATTCGCAGATAAAAGCTATCTGAACTATTGGAAATCGGATCTGGATTTTGGGAATGCAAATCCTAAGTCCCCCATAACAAATGTGTCTTGGTATGCAGCCAAGAAATATTGCGAAAGTCGAGGAAAAAGATTAGCAACAATGGATGAATGGGAGTATGCTGCGATGGCGGATGCAAGATCTTTTGATGCTAGAAATAAAAAATCATATAATCAATTCATTCTAAATTGGTATGAAACTCCAAAAACTTATAACAATGTAGTGGGCAGCACCTTCAAAAATTACTGGGGAGTCTACGACCTACATGGTTTGGTTTGGGAATGGACATCTGATTTTAACAGTATCTTTTTGACTGGTGAGTCAAGGAAGGATAAAGGTGAAGATGGGAATTTGTTCTGTGGTGGAGCATCTGTAAATGCAAGCGATTTAATGAATTATGCTGCTTTTATGCGTTATGCTTTTAGAGGAAGTATGAAGGCAGCTTATACCAGCAGAAATTTAGGGTTTCGATGTGCAAGGGATATAAAATGA
- a CDS encoding SCO family protein: protein MKINKLIIYGCCGLLMLGCKSSTKDETIEKKQAILTEDLSDLSIYNLPSNWTDQHANQMQLQDLRGNIVVVAMIYTSCQAACPRLVADMRHIEKTVNSKAKSKIKYLLVSIDPQVDTPERLKKFSIENEMDGEQWLFLRSNEEDTREFAATLAVNYKKISPVDFSHSNIISLFNEDGELIYQQEGLGVDYAPTIKAIEEAANKL, encoded by the coding sequence ATGAAGATTAACAAGTTAATAATATATGGCTGTTGTGGACTACTGATGCTAGGATGTAAGAGTAGCACAAAAGATGAAACTATAGAAAAAAAACAAGCTATTCTTACGGAAGATCTTTCCGATCTGTCGATTTATAATTTACCTTCAAATTGGACGGATCAACATGCTAATCAAATGCAATTGCAAGATCTGAGGGGAAACATTGTGGTCGTGGCCATGATTTACACGTCTTGTCAAGCGGCATGCCCTCGATTGGTTGCTGATATGCGACACATTGAAAAAACGGTAAATTCTAAAGCCAAATCGAAAATTAAATATCTCCTGGTCAGTATAGACCCTCAAGTTGATACGCCGGAAAGGTTAAAGAAGTTTTCCATTGAAAATGAAATGGATGGCGAACAATGGCTTTTTCTTCGATCAAATGAGGAGGATACGAGAGAATTTGCGGCAACATTGGCAGTCAATTATAAAAAGATTTCACCAGTTGATTTTTCGCATTCCAATATTATAAGCTTATTCAACGAAGATGGAGAGTTGATCTATCAACAGGAGGGTTTAGGCGTCGATTATGCTCCAACAATCAAAGCAATCGAAGAGGCTGCGAATAAGCTTTAA